One region of Demequina sp. TMPB413 genomic DNA includes:
- a CDS encoding biotin carboxylase N-terminal domain-containing protein, with protein MRHGRLSVVPAFSSVLIANRGEIAVRVIRACRDASLRSIAVYAEPDRDAPHVALADDAYALGGVTARESYLDIGKILEVAQRSGAEAIHPGYGFLSENAEFAQAVMDAGLVWIGPPPAAITSLGDKVSARHIAQAAGAPLVPGTADPVATADEVVAFADEFGLPVAIKAAFGGGGRGLKVARNREDIPELFDSATREAVAAFGRGECFVERFLDKPRHVETQCLADTHGNVVVVSTRDCSLQRRHQKLVEEAPAPFLTDDQNAKLVHSSQAILREAGYVGAGTCEFLIGVDGTISFLEVNTRLQVEHPVTEEVTGVDLVREQFRIAAGEPISNLHPQVRGHSIEFRINGEDPAAGFMPAPGRISTLRLPSGPGVRVDAGVHQGDTVSGNFDSMIAKLIVTGSTRAEAIQRARRAVSEFVVEGIPTVLPFHEAVLNAPEFVAEDGFGVYTTWIETGFAETVRTLGASGAAAAGHDDDGAATERVVVEVGGKRLEVVLPAALAQAGRARARAGVPARRTTRKPSAMRASSGVTLSSPMQGTIVKVAVEDGATVAEGDLVVVLEAMKMEQPLIAHRSGVVTGLVAAVGSSVTAGALICDIVDPASE; from the coding sequence ATGCGCCACGGTAGGTTGAGCGTCGTGCCTGCGTTCTCCTCGGTTCTTATCGCCAATCGCGGCGAGATCGCCGTCCGCGTGATTCGCGCGTGTCGAGACGCCTCCTTGCGCTCGATTGCCGTCTACGCCGAGCCAGATAGGGACGCCCCCCACGTCGCTCTCGCCGACGACGCCTACGCCCTTGGCGGCGTGACAGCGCGCGAGTCCTATCTCGACATCGGCAAGATCCTCGAGGTCGCTCAGCGCTCCGGCGCCGAGGCGATTCACCCCGGCTACGGCTTCCTTTCGGAGAATGCCGAGTTCGCCCAAGCGGTCATGGATGCGGGCCTCGTGTGGATCGGCCCACCCCCCGCCGCCATTACGTCTCTCGGGGACAAGGTCAGTGCCCGCCACATCGCGCAAGCTGCGGGCGCGCCGCTGGTGCCCGGCACCGCAGACCCCGTCGCCACGGCCGACGAGGTGGTCGCCTTCGCCGACGAGTTTGGCTTGCCAGTGGCCATCAAGGCCGCCTTCGGAGGCGGCGGGCGTGGGCTCAAGGTGGCCCGCAACAGGGAAGACATCCCCGAGCTCTTCGACTCCGCTACCCGCGAGGCCGTCGCCGCCTTTGGTCGCGGCGAGTGCTTTGTAGAACGCTTCCTCGACAAACCCCGCCACGTGGAAACCCAATGCTTGGCCGATACGCACGGCAACGTCGTCGTCGTCTCGACGCGCGACTGCTCGCTGCAGCGTCGGCACCAGAAGCTCGTCGAAGAGGCCCCCGCGCCGTTCCTGACGGACGACCAGAACGCCAAGCTCGTGCACTCCAGCCAGGCAATCCTGCGCGAGGCGGGCTACGTGGGGGCGGGCACGTGCGAGTTCCTCATTGGCGTGGACGGCACCATCAGCTTTCTCGAGGTCAACACGCGCCTCCAGGTGGAACACCCTGTGACAGAAGAGGTCACCGGTGTTGACCTGGTCAGGGAGCAGTTCCGCATCGCCGCGGGCGAGCCCATCTCAAATCTGCACCCGCAGGTGCGCGGCCACTCGATAGAGTTCCGCATCAACGGCGAAGACCCTGCCGCTGGTTTCATGCCCGCCCCCGGCCGCATCAGCACGCTCCGACTGCCGTCGGGCCCCGGCGTGCGCGTCGACGCTGGCGTCCACCAAGGCGACACCGTCTCTGGCAACTTCGACTCGATGATCGCGAAGCTCATCGTCACCGGCTCGACGCGTGCGGAGGCCATCCAACGTGCGCGACGGGCAGTCTCCGAGTTTGTGGTCGAGGGCATCCCCACGGTGTTGCCCTTCCACGAGGCCGTGCTCAACGCACCAGAGTTTGTGGCAGAGGACGGCTTTGGCGTCTACACCACCTGGATCGAGACCGGCTTTGCCGAGACGGTCAGGACGCTCGGCGCGTCTGGTGCAGCGGCCGCTGGCCACGACGACGACGGAGCCGCGACGGAGCGCGTGGTCGTTGAGGTAGGCGGCAAACGGCTCGAGGTCGTCTTGCCAGCAGCACTTGCACAGGCCGGCAGGGCGCGGGCCCGCGCTGGCGTTCCTGCGCGCCGCACCACGCGCAAGCCGTCCGCCATGCGCGCCAGCTCGGGAGTCACCCTCTCCTCTCCCATGCAAGGCACCATCGTGAAGGTCGCTGTGGAAGACGGCGCGACAGTCGCCGAGGGCGACTTGGTGGTGGTGCTTGAGGCCATGAAGATGGAGCAACCACTCATTGCGCACCGATCCGGCGTGGTCACAGGCCTTGTCGCGGCCGTGGGCAGCTCCGTGACGGCCGGCGCGCTCATCTGCGACATCGTCGACCCCGCC